The sequence TCCACCCAtcccctcattctctctctactctctccatctctcCCCCTCTTCCTCAAGATCCATGGCATCGGTGACCTTCTACTCAAGATCCATGGCATCAACATTGTGACTCGGGTTTCCATCGATGGCCtccttctcaagctcttccttTCGATTTGAGTTTCCAACTATTTTTCTCCATCCCTTGCCATTAATGGCGTCCACCAGCAAATCTGAGCCTCCAACGGTGTTGTCTAGGGAGATATGGAGAcctacaaagaagaagaaaaggcgaTGATGTTTCTTGTTCAACATCCACATCTTCAACATCCAAGATCTACAAGATCGCTTACTAATTCTTGTTGTTTCATCCATTCATGTTGTTGATTTGACCTTATTTTAATGATTGAAGGATACAatgtcttattacattattctgAAAGGGAACAGTGTCTTATTACACTGTCCAATCTGGACCCTGTaaaaaaggttttgagttcATTTGTTTGCGTTTTAGTTTCATtaaaaatgaattgaaattattttggatggaatttttatgggattttatACTCTGACTCATTGTTACacattgaatttaattaattacgttgtcaatataattagttacactgtccATTGGGACAACGTAATAAAAAACTGTATCAATTTGAGCCAAAACATCCCAATAGGATAttgccttattacattgtctagttgcaaacaACATGACTAATCATCATTTTCCAAAAGAGATATCACACTAAgacactttctttattttgggaAATGCAAACAAGCCTtacagtgacttattacattgtcaaaataattagttatactgtcagtgtaattaattacaatgtcaatgtaataagccactggtgCTTCCTTCGTCATCTTccagatttcaaacataatatcTGCGTTTTTCATGGTTACTTAGTTCTTAAAAGTTCACCTATTTTCTAAACATTCTAAAAATCATTTGTTATGGACGCTCCACCCGGCATATTGCTACTTCTTGATCATCAACTTCTGGGGTGTTCTCCACATGTTCACTCCATCCCGAAAACAACATCTTTGACACTAATCACCAACATGAAACCTTAAACGAACCtcacaaaatttaaagaaatcgctgttctatttttttcttgaagATGTTGTGGcttggagaagaaagaaaaaagaaagagggagaagatggagaaaagagagaagaaagagaaaagaaagagggacAAGATggtgaagagagaagaaaaagatattAAACGACAAAAAAATCCCTAGATGAGAGAGAAGGATAATCTTGAAGGGTAACGAATGATGAAGATCAAGTCATGCTGAGTTGTTTAATTGGATATCTATGTGACATGCTGAGTGGTACAGTTACATAGATTAGGGAAGTTTAGAGATGGAAAAATtagggacacatatcattttcggAGTCGTTATTGGGGTGTAATTAATAAAATACGGGGGTGTATATAATGTTCATTATAACCATATGTCAAAGGGAAAAATCTTCCAAATCATAGATTTTTAGAAGTGTACCAAATCCTCCAAATCATAGATTTATCTaggaattaaatttttttatcttcAAGATTGTTGAAAACAAATGTAAAATCTAGCTAttattagggaaaaaaaatgcatttacAGTTCAAAAGGCACATGAGAGAAAAGAAGGGAAGAAACCCAAAGGAACTGAGGCGGAACTGAGGGCATTGAGCAAAGCCTTACAATTCACTCTCTCGTCTTCAATGCTGCCTGCACATTCACTCATCCTTGAAATTGCCTCCCTCAATGCTTTCAAATGGGTTGCACAGCAATGTGAGGGTCCATGGAAACTTGCACAGCTAGCTATCGAATGTCATTGCCTTATCTAAGCTTCAGATGGGATAGCTGACTTGCTTGCAAAAGAAGGGATTAGGAGATCATCGGACTTCATTTGATGGCTTTAACTTACCTAAAGAGTAACTGACTTGTATTAGCTTAATGTTTTATTGTGCTAAGGCGATCCTCATTGATGCCCTTTTTGTATACTTTTGGTTGCTTTATAAAAttgttgcttatcaaaaaaaaaaaaaaaacccaaaggaAACAGAGCAAATGCCCTGTCAAATAAAAGGAGCCAACCAAGCACAAACTCCATGATGtcttaaaaaaatgaattattttattattatttttatgataCGGTGCAAACAAAAGCACACACTACTTTTAGAAACTTACACTTGTCGTCTCTCTATTGGAGAAGTAATTACTTTTAACCTAAACCCACCGCAGCTGTGGGTATACACAGCTGTAGGCACTCAGACCAACACCAACACTTGGACTTCGGTCAATTACTAATATGCCCCTACAACGTACATAAAATTGTAAGGAAAATAcaaaattcatttttctttgcttCCAACGCCCGGTGACAGTGACGGATAAATACCTTTATCGCCGGCAATTGACCGTTAACGACGAAAATAGGTTCTCCACATGTTAGCGATTTTGCTTCTGCCATTGCACTAAACGCTCGGACTGAATCGGAATTCCGGAATCGCGAAGACCTTTTTTGTCTTCTCTCATTTTGACGTGTGTGCGGCGGCGGCTGAGTCAATcgctttttctctctctcgctcCCCGCCTATTTTGACCGGGTCTGCTTGTGCGAAGCCGTGACGTTGGCTTTGTAGAAGTGTAAAGAGGAGGAGAAAGCGCAAGAACAAGAAGTGGAAATAAGATTGTGTCTCTAAATTTAGCGGATCTGCTAAATTTAGAGGAGGAAGTAGGGTTTTCGAGAGGGATTTGGTGAGGTCTTTTTTAGGGAGCCGGGGAAGATGATGATATCGAGAGGGTTGTTTGGGTGGTCTCCACCGCACATACAGCCGTTAACGCCGGTGTCTGAGGTCTCGGAGCCCCCGGAGTCTCCTTCGCCGTACTTGGATTTGAGCACAGAGGGGGGAACTGGGCAGGGGGCGCAGGTGGAGGTCGAAGAGGAGATCGAGGAGCCAGAGGAAATGGAGCCGCCACCATCTGCCGTGCCGTTCTCGCGACTATTTGCCTACGCTGACCGACTTGACTGGGTGCTTATGGTGGTAGGATCGCTTGCGGCTGCTGCCCATGGAACTGCTCTTGTTATTTACTTGCACTACTTTGCAAAGATTGTCCAGATTCTTAGGATTGGTCCTGACAGAGCGGATGACCAGTTTGAGAGATTCAAAGAAGTAAGTATCTGTTGTTTTTCGACTTTTTGAAATTATGATTATTCGAATTTTAGATGCAGTAGCCTGTTGCATTGCTTTTCCCCCGAGCTTGATTAGCGATGTTTCAGTTGTTAATCAGCCGTGGAAGTTTTTGTTGGACACATTAAATCATGGGGTACTGTGTTTGACACTAAAAAGGAGTGGAATTAGTATTCTTGAGTTCCAAGGATTTTATTATTCTCACCCTGAGAAAATATTGAACCTTAGTTGGTAGTTGGCTACTTCGTTGCAGTTGAGCTTAAACCATTTAAAGAAATTGTGGGGTAAACATCTTCTTTTCACAGAACCACCATCACTATGGGAGCCTTGGTGTtggttccttttttcttttaatgttttagctattaaaatttaaatgtaAGGTTAGATAGTTTATGTATGTTATACATCTGAGATTGTGATGTGGATATTGATAATAGTTAAGCGTATCAAGATTTCTGAATCTGTGCCTTGCATTACTTCTTATGCCTTGAGAACGCCATTTATTAGTTTAGCTCGCCATGTCAGGAAGGCGATTGCAGGTTAACTGCCGAAGCAGAAATGCTTTAACTATATTTTAGGAGATTGAAGGAATTCTGTTAAGGAATATGTTTCTTTCCAGATTCTAGACATTAATGGGGCTTGGGAATTCTATATTGAATGCTAGGAAAACATTCACATTGAATTGTTAGAAGAGAATATACGATCATTGTTTTATTGAAGTACTTGAAAATTTGATCTGAAATTATCTATTTATCCATTGCTAAAATAAGTAAGGTAATCAAGAGAGGATTAAAATTCAGTCCTAGGATATTTTGTTATCTTTATCCGGCATATATCCTATTCCCTTCAGGTTTACATATTGAGTTTGGTTGAGCAGAGGTGGAATTTACTGTTTCAGGTGCTAGAGTCAAACTTGGAGTGTAAATAAAGAAATTTATCTCGTTTCATTGTGCTTTTCGTCTTAGCTATTAAATTGAAGGTTACCTCATGGATACACTGCAAATTAGGGTTTATCTTGGACTACGAGTATTGATTTTTATACGGGAAGGAGATACCTGCTTTGCTTGGGTATTTAGCACAGGGAGCTTACTATTTTCAAGTTTAGCCTTGCACATAAGGAATTAGGTTGTTTTGGCTATGCAgttgtatatttattttagcgCTGTCAATTCTGTGTGGAGGGATATTGTTGCTCATATTCTTTGAATAGATACAGTTTTTGGAATAATTGGGAATACTTATATCTTACCAACGCATATGTTGTCCTATGGTTTGAAAACCTTTTTATTTTTCCCATAGAATCAATCTATGCCTGTTACATGCACAGAGAACTCCGTTGaagctcattttttttttaaaaatgttggATAATGTACTGTTACCAATTCTGATTTGTATTTAATGCTTAAGATAATCTCAATAATGGAATGCTTATGATTTGTATGTGGCACACACTCACTCTTCCAGGAATATATTATTTGGCTTAAAACCCTAACAACATATGATTCCTGGGGATATCATCATTTTTAACACATTTAGATAAGTTATCACgtgaagataatttttttttccaccacAATATGGTATGCCTTTGTTGTTGCATATGAGACACGATTGCTCGGAAACTCATGTCGTCTTTATCTCTCTTTGGGTCGATGCAGTGTGATCATAACATTTTTCCTTGCACAATCTCTATATGCTCTTTTATTGAGAGAATATATGTTAGAATATGAATCTTTCATTCTTCATATTCCCTTCCCTTTCCCAGGCTTGTATAACAAATTTTTGGTATGTAAGCTTGTTTAACAAGTTCAATAGGGAGAAGACTGTATGAGATGTCACTCTGCTTTCAATTCCATCTAGTGATAGCTTGACTAGTTAGTTTGCAAATGCTACTTTGGTTGATGAAATGTAGGTTTCTTTGACTATGAAGTTTAGAAATTGTAGACAGACTACTTTTAATCCTTTCTTTCCCATTCAAATAAAGGACATCACTCCAATCACCATAGTGACGTTCCAAACGAGATATGTTGTTACCTAATAGTTTCAAGCTAGGCAGCGCTGACACGCCAAAAATGCCGTCGCACCCACACAGAGTGCGGCAGGGATGCGGATGGGAAGCGGCAAAATACGTATGCtgcacccttttttttaaaagaaaaaaaataacaactcGTAGGATATCTGTCATCTGCAGATGAACAATTTCAATCGTATGGGATTTATCTCCATCTCCATAAAAACCCAATAGACATCTGTCATCTCCAGGAAAATCCAATCACCATCTATCATCTCCAATAGACACCTGTGCGGACAATTTGATTCTACTAAACTCCTTTATTGACAGCACCTTAAGGCacaaatttttaaaacttgGGCTTGGGCATGCCTAAGGTCCAGTATAACTAATAACTTAAATGGGTTGGGTTTGACCCACACCAATATTTAACTTCTTTTGAAGGTATTTTAGGATTGATTTATCAATGAAACTTAagattaatatataaaaaaacatgTTTTTATTTGCCGAGTCCCCCGCACCTGCATCCTGGATTCTTTGAGGGTTTGCGAATCGCTGTGTCCCTACACCCGCATCCCGTGTCGCCGTATCCAAGTCGGTGCTGCCTAGGTTTCAAGTGGAACTGTGGAAGCACAACTTAATATTAGACTGATTATAATTGCTTCCACAAATTTTTTGGGAGCAAGAATCTTGTTTGCCCTGGAGGTTTTATCATCAAGGCTTGACTTTTTCCTATTCTCTACTGTTTTACTTCCTTTCTGGAGGTTATTTTGTGCTTCATAGAGTTTTGTAACTGCTTAATGACTTGAAACGGGGAAATAGAAGCACGGACCTGATTTTTTCTAactgtttattttgtttttcttctgcaGCTTTCTTTAGCCATTGTATACATAGCTGTGGGTGTTTTTGCTGCTGGTTGGATTGGTAAAGTTTAACATTTTCTATGCACAATTTTATACCTCTATTTTATTATTGTCTCTCTTATTTGTGGCAATAGATGCTAACTTTCTCTCTGTGATAGAGGTTTCTTGCTGGATTCTTACTGGAGAACGTCAGACTGCTGTTATCCGATCAAAGTATGTTCAAGTTTTACTTAATCAGGACATGAGTTTTTTCGACACCTATGGGAACAATGGGGATATTGTGAGTCAAGTGTTGAGTGATGTGCTGCTTATTCAGTCTGCTTTGAGTGAAAAGGTATGTTTAGCTCTAAGATGTTGAAAATTTATTTCAAGTGGTTGTCCGTGGGATTCTTATTTGTAAATTGGCCTTTGATGATGCAGGTTGGAAACTATATTCATAACATGGCTACCTTTTTCGGTGGTCTCATTATTGCATTTGTCAACTGCTGGGAGATTGCCCTCATAACGTTAGCCACTGGCCCATTCATTGTTGCTGCTGGAGGTATATCAAATATCTTTCTCCATAGGCTGGCAGAGAATATTCAAGATGCATATGCTGAAGCAGCTAGCATTGCCGAACaggtttttttaattcatttaaCCTTTTCGTCTGTAATTTCTTATGATCTGTAGATGGTTGATGATGTTTGTTTTTCTGTGTTCATATCACTGGACTTTTTCAATGAATTCCGCTTCATAATGTTTAGGTGCTGTTCCTAGGGGAGATACAAATTCTATTTCTTGGGTCATAATTGATCATACGCTGATACCCATGCGCTTATCATGAATTTAAGTTGGACATTTGTTGTTGCTGATATAGATGAGTAGATGCACATTCTTAGATtctggataatgcttgagaccccccaaaagtgacccccatttaatgtggagtgttggatgtgaaatgggccctacatgtttgtttttaattaatgactattttaatgccacatagatttgggagtCTCTAGAATTGTCCCTTAGGTCCTCTTATTTGaagcgattttttttttccttttcttaagTGATGGTACACCATGACAAAGTTTAGACATATAGTGTATAGCTGAAGCCATGGACGAAGGtgagaaatttatttttcagttGCTATTGTATGTAGTCTACTATGCACATGGTAATTTTAACAGATATATTTGTCCAGTTTTGCATGGAGAAGAGGTGTGGTTTGTCATTTGATGGAGTATTTATATCTTGCAATGTAGCTTTGTTACTGAAAAATAACCAATAAAAAGCCACTTTCCTATTAATAATATCATTCCTCAAAGCTAGTATGTTCAATGGCCATTCAAAATTTGTGGGCAAAATTTATGCATACCGTATGAATATATGAAATGGGTCATGATAGGTAGCAAAACTTGTTATTTGATTGATGATGAAAATAATCATTTGTTAGATGATATCCAAAATTTTAACTTTAACTTCTAAGTCATGTTAGGTGTCTTTTCAGCTTCAGTTCTGCTAGCCCATATAATCGTTTTACTTGACTTCTTAATGGTATAATCCCCCACATGCTTATTAACTTGGCCATTAGTCACTTGTTTAGGATGAATCTGAATAATCTGCATCAAAGATGCTTTAGTGGAAGGTTAGGATTTGTATTTGGAATTTTAAGGTTTCGAGATTAAGATTTACATGGGAAATATTTACACTCTAATCTTATAATTGTATTTGGAAAGCTGAGTGTTCAATTCAATATAATGGCAGTCACAAACTCACAATACTTGTTTACCTTATATTTGCCAATTAGTGGAGTATACACTGTTCCCCTTGGTAGTGGTTTTCAGCTGATAAGAATACCTTCTTCCGTTTCATTGAAGAGATTTTAAAAAGTTTTGTGGTACATCTTATACTTtctcctctgttttttttttttaatatgggtGGAACTGCTTGACGCGTTCTCAttaacaaaatttcatttttgcCGCTCAAGGACAAAAAACCTGCATTATCAGTTTCTTAATGTTCTTTACTGTTCTCATGTTTATTGTATTACCGTTGTGTCCTTGAATATACAAGTTTTCCTTCTTTAAGTTAGCTAGCAATAGAGAGAAGGCAAGAGTGCTAGACTTATATGTAATTATGGATCAAACCTGGATTTTGCAAGGGTGTCATATTTCACTGATAATAAATTGCAGATACTTTGATACTTCAATGATACTAAACTGCAGATACTTTCTTATACTACGCAGGCAGTCTCTTATATTAGGACTTTATATGCATTTACAAATGAAAATCTGGCTAAGTATTCTTATGCAACATCTCTACAAGCAACACTGAGATATGGTATATTGATTAGTCTTGTCCAAGGACTTGGGCTTGGATTTACATATGGGCTGGCGATATGTTCTTGTGCACTACAACTTTGGGTTGGAAGGTTTCTGGTGACAGATGGCAAAGCTCATGGTGGTGAAATAATAACTGCCCTATTTGCTGTAATTTTGAGTGGGCTGTAAGTATCCACTTCTTTGCCCTGCTTTTATGCTGCAAATCATTTAGCTGACTCCTTATTCCTTTTATTCTTTTGCTACAGTGGATTGAATCAAGCAGCGACAAACTTCTATTCATTTGACCAAGGGCGAATTGCGGCTTATAGACTTTTTGAGATGATAAGCAGGTCATCCGCTACAGTGAATCAAGATGGAAATACCCTGGCGTCTGTGCAAGGAATTATCGAGTTTCGAAATGTATATTTTAGCTACCTGTCTCGTCCTGAAATCCCTATCTTGAGTGGATTTTATCTGTCCGTACCTGCTAAGAAAGCTGTTGCacttgttggcagaaatggttCTGGTAAAAGCAGTATTATTCCACTGATGGAGCGGTTTTATGATCCTAATCTAGGTATCTTGGGCAAATTATGGCTATATCAGCATGTGCGCTAATTTTCTTTGAAATATCCATGGTTATCTGAAGAACTTTGTTTGTGGGCTCAACTAATTTGAAATTATGTGATGCAGGAGAGGTGCTTCTGGAtggagaaaatattaaaaacctGAAACTAGAATGGCTGAGAAGTCAAATTGGACTAGTCACTCAGGAATCGGCTTTGCTAAGTTTGAGTATAAGAGATAATATTGCGTATGGGCGAGATGCAACTTTGGATCAGATTGAAGAAGCCGCTAAGATAGCACATGCACATACATTTATCAGCTCACTTGAAAAAGGATACGAAACTCATGTGAGTTTTAGGGAACTAAGCTTGTAGTTGTGTGCGTTGAATATTGTTATTacattttgtttatttgttgcATCATTATTCATTTTGGGATTTAATTCCTATGCATGCAGGTTGGTAGGGCAGGTTTAACACTGACGGAAGAGCAGAAAATTAAACTTTCTATTGCCAGAGCTGTGCTTTTAAACCCAGCAGTTTTGTTGCTTGACGAGGTAACTGGTGGGCTTGACTTTGAAGCTGAAAGAGCTGTTCAGGGGGCTCTGGATCTTCTCATGTTGGGACGCTCAACAATAATAATAGCTAGAAGGCTTAGTCTTATTAGGAATGCTGATTACATAGCTGTGATGGAGGAGGGTCAGCTAGTTGAAATGGGAACACATGATGAATTGCTAACCCGGGATGGCCTATACGCAGAGCTTCTCAAATGTGAAGAAGCTACAAAACTTCCAAGGAGGTATGATGTGGAAATCAATTGGGGAAATATTATGTTGAAGTTTGTTctgtggcttttttttttaaaggattacttgtttcaataaaaaaaacatgtgtTTTGTTATATCTTATACAGGATGCCAGTCAGAAACTACAATGAGACTGCTGCTTTCCAGATTGAAAGGGATTCTTCAGCAAGTCATAGCTTCCAAGAACCATCATCCCCTAAACTGGTAAAGTCTCCCTCGCTTCAGAGAGTTCCTGGCATATTTCGACCTTCAGATGGTGTTTTTAACTCCCTAGAATCACCAAAGGCTCCTAGTCCACCTGCAGAGAAAATGCTGGAAAATGGTCTGCCTTTGGAAACAGCTGATAAGGAACCATCAATAAAAAGGCAGGATAGTTTTGAAATGAGACTGCCAGAGCTTCCCAAGATTGATGTTCAGTCTGCACACCGGCAAACATCAAATGATTCAGAGGACCCCGAGTCCCCTTTATCTCCCCTTTTGACATCTGATCCAAAAAATGAACGTTCCCATTCCCAGACTTTTAGTCGACCCCATAGTCACTCCGATGACATTCCGTTCAAAGCAAGGGAAACAAAGGATACAGAGCGGAAATCACCATCATTTTGGAGACTGGCACAGCTTAGTTTTGCTGAGTGGCTGTATGCTGTATTAGGAAGCATTGGTGCTGCAATTTTCGGCTCTTTTAATCCACTTTTTGCTTATGTTATTGCATTGATAGTGACAGCATATTATCAGCCTGGTGAACATGATCACATACAGCAAGAGGTAGACAAATGGTGCTTGATCATCGCCTGCATGGGTATAGTGACAGTCGTTGCCAATTTCCTGCAGCATTTTTACTTTGGTATTATGGGGGAGAAGATGACTGAACGAGTTAGAAGAATGATGTTCTCAGGTACATAAATTCCTTCCTATCAATTCATATTATCTTCGAAAAACTCAATACTGTGTATGTTCTTACCTTATTTGTGCCGCCCGGCATGGCAGCTATGCTACGAAATGAAGTTGGATGGTTTGATGAGGAGGAGAACAGTGCAGATACTTTGTCCATGCGGTTGGCAAATGATGCTACATTTGTGCGGGCTGCATTTAGCAATCGACTTTCAATATTTATACAGGATAGCACTGCTGTTATTGTGGCTGTCCTTTTAGGTATGTTACTAGAGTGGCGTCTGGCGCTAGTGGCTTTGTCGACCCTGCCAATTCTTACTGTTTCTGCCATTGCACAGGTTTGCTCATCTTCTACTTGCTTTTTGACTTGAAATCATTCAGTAATTGCTCCAAGTTTGAACTGTTATTATTGTTCTGGttattatttttatcttttactGCGGATCACTATTTTTTGTCTGTTTGTCATATACATGTTTCATGGAACTGCTCCAACTATACAGGTTTCTTATTCCATAAATCGAGAATActttgttttgacttttgagaaaCATTGATTTTGGTTTCCTAGTTGTTGTTTTTTCCTGTTTCATTATATTCTCAATCCCTTCCCCCTTAGGAGCACTGCAGTCCTTTTTCCATTTCGGGATAAGTGAGCAATACCATCCTTCGAATGATAACTGGTAGCAGATTTACTTTCCTGATTGTTTTCTCTAGAGTGAGACTCATCTAGTCATCTGGTAGTTCCTGTATGCCTTATTGCTGATGTCTATTTTATTAGGCAAAAAGGACAGTCTGTCTCATGGAGTTACCATGTAGTTCCATTGACCAATATGCTGAAATGTTTCTTGACTGCTTCTCAATCGTCAGAGAAATGCTTGACCCGAAATCTCATGCATGTTGGACAAGACCCATTCTGTGATTGTATTGAACTCAAAAAGTCATTGACTCACTTAGATGACAGAACTGTCTTCGAGTCTGAATAATAGCCTCCTATGTCAGCGGTGAGAGTCTGAAGAGGCCCTGCACCACTGCTGATAAATGCACATATAGCCTGTCAAGCTTTCTGCTTGTATTTCAAATACACTTTTTTTGGTATAAACATCTTACCGTGTTTCGATGTAAGAACTTCCAGTTTCAAACTCCATTCTTTTTTTCGGTTCGACCATTGGCCATCATCACCTTTGATCACTTTAACCTTcattttactttttgttttgTCATTGCCTGGTAATGAAAATGACATTGTGTTGAATACGTTTTTTCCCCTTCTAAATTCTGAATTGCTGTGAACTTAAAATTGCAGAAATTATGGCTTGCTGGATTTTCAAGGGGCATCCAGGAGATGCACAGGAAGGCTTCCTTGGTCCTCGAGGATGCTGTTAGAAACATTTACACTGTTGTAGCTTTCTGTGCGGGCAACAAGGTGATGGAGCTCTATAGATTGCAATTGCAGAAAATATTCATGCAGAGTTTTTTTCATGGGATGGGCATTGGGCTTGCATTTGGCTTTTCACAATTTCTTCTCTTTGCATGTAATGCCCTTCTCCTTTGGTATACTGCAATCTCTGTCAAAAATGACTATATGGATC is a genomic window of Tripterygium wilfordii isolate XIE 37 chromosome 16, ASM1340144v1, whole genome shotgun sequence containing:
- the LOC119980631 gene encoding ABC transporter B family member 6-like, which codes for MMISRGLFGWSPPHIQPLTPVSEVSEPPESPSPYLDLSTEGGTGQGAQVEVEEEIEEPEEMEPPPSAVPFSRLFAYADRLDWVLMVVGSLAAAAHGTALVIYLHYFAKIVQILRIGPDRADDQFERFKELSLAIVYIAVGVFAAGWIEVSCWILTGERQTAVIRSKYVQVLLNQDMSFFDTYGNNGDIVSQVLSDVLLIQSALSEKVGNYIHNMATFFGGLIIAFVNCWEIALITLATGPFIVAAGGISNIFLHRLAENIQDAYAEAASIAEQAVSYIRTLYAFTNENLAKYSYATSLQATLRYGILISLVQGLGLGFTYGLAICSCALQLWVGRFLVTDGKAHGGEIITALFAVILSGLGLNQAATNFYSFDQGRIAAYRLFEMISRSSATVNQDGNTLASVQGIIEFRNVYFSYLSRPEIPILSGFYLSVPAKKAVALVGRNGSGKSSIIPLMERFYDPNLGEVLLDGENIKNLKLEWLRSQIGLVTQESALLSLSIRDNIAYGRDATLDQIEEAAKIAHAHTFISSLEKGYETHVGRAGLTLTEEQKIKLSIARAVLLNPAVLLLDEVTGGLDFEAERAVQGALDLLMLGRSTIIIARRLSLIRNADYIAVMEEGQLVEMGTHDELLTRDGLYAELLKCEEATKLPRRMPVRNYNETAAFQIERDSSASHSFQEPSSPKLVKSPSLQRVPGIFRPSDGVFNSLESPKAPSPPAEKMLENGLPLETADKEPSIKRQDSFEMRLPELPKIDVQSAHRQTSNDSEDPESPLSPLLTSDPKNERSHSQTFSRPHSHSDDIPFKARETKDTERKSPSFWRLAQLSFAEWLYAVLGSIGAAIFGSFNPLFAYVIALIVTAYYQPGEHDHIQQEVDKWCLIIACMGIVTVVANFLQHFYFGIMGEKMTERVRRMMFSAMLRNEVGWFDEEENSADTLSMRLANDATFVRAAFSNRLSIFIQDSTAVIVAVLLGMLLEWRLALVALSTLPILTVSAIAQKLWLAGFSRGIQEMHRKASLVLEDAVRNIYTVVAFCAGNKVMELYRLQLQKIFMQSFFHGMGIGLAFGFSQFLLFACNALLLWYTAISVKNDYMDLPTALKEYMVFSFATFALVEPFGLAPYILKRRKSLISVFEIIDRVPKIDPEDNSALKPAHVYGSIELKNVDFCYPSRPEVLVLSNFSLKVNGGQTLAVVGVSGSGKSTIISLIERFYDPLAGQVLLDGRDLKLYNLRWLRNHLGLVQQEPIIFSTTIRENIIYARHNASEAEMKEAARIANAHHFISSLPHGYDTHVGMRGVDLTPGQKQRIAIAQVVLKNAPILLLDEASSSIESESSRVVQEALDTLIMGNKTTILIAHRTAMMRHVDNIVVLNGGRIVEEGTHDALVAKTGLYVRLMQPHFGKGFRQHRPV